The following are encoded together in the Pedobacter sp. D749 genome:
- a CDS encoding HD domain-containing protein produces MIQVNDFLYGKMELPMVFSDLLNTDALKRLGGVHQSGAIFLVNPDICHSRLEHAVGVTMLIRMLGGSELEQIAGLLHDISHTAFSHVGDYVFDNLDEDYHEKVFAEVLCKSEVPDVLLKYGYNVNQILYGTFDILEQPLPALCADRLDYTLRDGIHGGVISRQRAREFLTSIVLKDGKIAVNAETEVAWINEAFEKLNNDVFKLPLHLYANGKMAELIKKFLNKGILVESDLFKTDTMLLNKIRTSYEGYEAIKSIKQLKGFAEFMRHGAVPNIKKRTLNALLV; encoded by the coding sequence ATGATTCAGGTGAACGATTTTTTGTATGGCAAAATGGAACTGCCAATGGTATTTTCTGATCTGTTAAATACTGACGCTTTAAAAAGGTTAGGTGGGGTTCATCAAAGCGGTGCTATATTTTTGGTCAATCCGGATATCTGCCATTCGCGGTTAGAGCATGCCGTTGGAGTAACCATGCTGATCAGGATGCTTGGTGGCTCGGAACTGGAGCAAATTGCAGGCTTGCTACACGATATTTCACATACTGCTTTTTCTCATGTGGGGGATTATGTTTTCGATAATCTGGACGAAGATTATCATGAAAAGGTTTTTGCCGAAGTTTTATGTAAATCAGAAGTGCCTGATGTGCTGTTGAAATATGGATATAATGTTAACCAGATTCTGTATGGCACCTTTGACATTTTAGAACAGCCCTTACCAGCACTCTGTGCTGATCGTTTGGATTATACTTTACGCGATGGTATTCATGGTGGGGTAATTTCCCGCCAGCGTGCACGCGAATTTTTGACTTCCATTGTATTGAAAGATGGAAAAATTGCGGTAAATGCAGAAACTGAAGTAGCCTGGATTAATGAAGCTTTTGAGAAGCTGAATAATGATGTGTTTAAATTGCCCCTTCATTTATATGCCAATGGCAAAATGGCCGAACTGATTAAGAAATTTTTGAATAAAGGAATATTGGTTGAAAGTGACCTGTTTAAAACAGATACCATGTTGCTGAACAAAATCAGAACATCATATGAAGGCTATGAAGCCATCAAGTCGATTAAACAGTTAAAAGGTTTTGCTGAATTTATGCGCCATGGTGCGGTACCAAACATTAAAAAAAGAACTTTAAATGCGTTGCTGGTTTAG
- a CDS encoding TetR family transcriptional regulator C-terminal domain-containing protein, giving the protein MATAEQIRKGYLDYVLTNNEKPKSVYIFAKKIKITEADFYQFFSSFESIEKTTWFELTFETITKIKEQEVWLQYTAREKMLSFFYSYLENLKNERSFVIYSLKNHRGKFSTPDVLAGVKPIFENFAQEIIEEGLDSGELAERRFLSKRYKDALWIQFAFILNFWINDDSEGFEKSDEAIEKGINVTFDLFQHSPIDNLLEYGKFLSRNGKFAEKMRF; this is encoded by the coding sequence ATGGCAACTGCTGAACAAATTAGAAAAGGGTATTTAGATTATGTTTTAACGAACAATGAAAAGCCTAAATCGGTTTACATTTTTGCAAAAAAGATTAAAATTACCGAAGCCGATTTTTATCAGTTTTTCTCTTCTTTCGAAAGCATTGAAAAAACAACATGGTTCGAACTTACTTTCGAAACCATTACAAAAATCAAAGAGCAGGAAGTTTGGCTCCAGTATACGGCCAGAGAAAAAATGCTTTCTTTCTTTTACAGTTATCTCGAAAATCTGAAGAATGAGCGCAGTTTTGTGATTTATAGCTTAAAAAATCACCGGGGTAAATTTTCTACCCCTGATGTACTGGCTGGTGTAAAGCCTATTTTCGAGAACTTTGCACAGGAAATTATTGAAGAGGGTTTAGATAGTGGAGAACTTGCTGAGCGCCGCTTTTTAAGCAAAAGATATAAGGATGCCTTATGGATCCAGTTTGCCTTTATTCTTAATTTCTGGATCAACGATGATAGTGAGGGTTTCGAAAAAAGCGACGAAGCCATAGAAAAAGGCATCAACGTTACTTTCGATCTTTTTCAGCATTCGCCAATTGATAATTTATTGGAATACGGGAAATTTTTATCCAGAAACGGAAAATTTGCAGAAAAGATGAGGTTTTAA
- a CDS encoding AarF/ABC1/UbiB kinase family protein: MKTQKSIPTTKVERSAKFVKTGIQIGGNYIKHYSKKLFNPEMDREQLNEDNATDIYKSLSELKGSALKIAQMLSMDKNILPKSYVDKFSQSQYNAPPLSGPLIVRTFTKNFGKTPENIFDSFNLNSSNAASIGQVHQAMLNGKKLAIKIQYPGVGDSISSDLKLVKPFAFRLLGMSERELNIYIKEVEERLLEETDYELEVKRSIEFSEACKNLDHVVFPKYYPELSGKRVITMDWIDGQHLKEFLQTNPSQQLRNKIGQALWDFYNFQQHELRAVHADPHPGNFMITPDENLGVIDFGCIKEMPDDFYYPFFSLISTDVINDKNKTIDAFRKLDMIHAEDSAEQVEFYYKSYKEMISLFAKPYISKSFDFSKPDFFEQLYAYGEKISKMPEFKQARGVKHFIYVNRTNFGLYQILHELKATVHTDTYKPTLER; this comes from the coding sequence ATGAAGACACAAAAAAGTATTCCAACTACAAAGGTAGAGCGTTCGGCAAAATTTGTTAAAACTGGCATTCAGATCGGCGGTAATTACATTAAACATTATTCAAAAAAACTGTTTAACCCTGAAATGGACCGGGAACAGCTTAACGAGGATAATGCTACCGACATTTATAAATCACTGAGCGAACTTAAGGGAAGCGCCTTAAAAATTGCACAAATGCTGAGCATGGATAAAAATATCCTGCCGAAATCTTATGTCGATAAGTTTAGCCAGTCGCAATACAATGCTCCCCCGCTTTCAGGCCCATTAATTGTGCGCACTTTCACCAAAAATTTCGGTAAAACACCTGAAAACATTTTCGATAGTTTTAACTTAAATTCCAGCAATGCAGCTTCTATCGGGCAGGTACACCAGGCCATGCTTAACGGCAAAAAATTAGCCATTAAAATTCAATATCCTGGCGTGGGCGATAGTATTTCGTCTGATTTAAAACTGGTAAAACCTTTTGCATTCCGTTTACTGGGCATGTCTGAAAGGGAATTGAATATCTATATAAAAGAAGTTGAAGAACGTCTTCTCGAAGAAACTGATTATGAACTGGAAGTTAAACGTTCTATAGAATTTTCTGAAGCCTGTAAAAACCTCGATCATGTGGTTTTTCCGAAATATTATCCCGAATTATCTGGCAAGCGTGTCATTACCATGGATTGGATTGATGGCCAGCACTTGAAGGAATTTTTGCAGACCAATCCCTCGCAGCAACTTCGGAATAAAATTGGTCAGGCCTTGTGGGATTTCTATAACTTTCAGCAACACGAGCTGAGGGCTGTACATGCAGACCCACATCCGGGAAATTTTATGATCACTCCAGATGAAAATTTAGGCGTAATTGATTTTGGCTGTATTAAAGAAATGCCAGACGACTTTTATTACCCGTTTTTCTCCTTAATTTCTACTGATGTCATCAATGATAAAAATAAAACCATCGATGCTTTTAGAAAACTGGATATGATCCATGCAGAGGATTCTGCTGAACAGGTTGAGTTTTATTATAAATCGTATAAGGAAATGATCAGTCTGTTTGCCAAACCTTATATCAGTAAATCTTTTGATTTTAGTAAACCTGATTTTTTTGAGCAGCTTTATGCTTACGGTGAAAAGATCTCTAAGATGCCAGAATTTAAACAGGCACGTGGCGTAAAACATTTTATTTATGTTAACCGGACTAACTTTGGATTGTACCAGATTTTGCACGAGTTAAAGGCTACTGTACATACGGATACCTATAAACCCACTTTGGAAAGGTAA
- a CDS encoding two-component system response regulator produces MKKKVVLVQDNKDILDIMDQVLEDEGFDVTASLTTDPIDKIDEIEPDVVIVDDHIKGKKKGSQVIKELKSDPETQDVPAVLTSTSNNLPQQAEDCKADDYIEKPFDIDHMVNVVKKNT; encoded by the coding sequence ATGAAGAAAAAGGTTGTACTTGTTCAGGATAATAAAGATATCCTTGATATAATGGACCAGGTATTAGAAGATGAGGGATTTGATGTTACCGCATCTTTAACAACCGATCCTATAGATAAAATAGATGAAATTGAGCCCGATGTGGTGATAGTTGATGATCATATCAAAGGTAAAAAGAAAGGGTCGCAGGTGATTAAAGAACTTAAATCTGATCCTGAAACGCAAGATGTACCAGCCGTGCTCACCTCAACATCTAATAACTTACCACAACAGGCAGAAGATTGCAAAGCCGACGATTATATCGAAAAACCATTTGATATTGATCACATGGTTAATGTGGTAAAAAAAAATACTTAG
- a CDS encoding GIN domain-containing protein: MKTAIKTLIATSLTAIVLSSAVFTTSVSAIEKKPDAIAKISAFKRISVAGNVEVTIIQRGNAGISYSEDNTGTAKVMQDGYNLKITSTSAEKTKLIVYVNDFYRIEASGNAIVKTEGKLTTKYLQIFLKGNAHADINTSSEGLYTLISDHADLKLSGSTDIHTLVMGKSQKLTIDRFAALKTNISSIETDAVEREIAAIN; encoded by the coding sequence ATGAAAACCGCTATTAAAACCCTCATCGCAACTTCATTAACCGCAATTGTTTTATCATCTGCTGTATTTACTACAAGCGTTTCTGCTATAGAAAAAAAACCAGATGCCATTGCAAAAATATCAGCCTTTAAAAGAATTTCAGTGGCAGGGAATGTAGAAGTAACCATTATCCAACGAGGTAATGCTGGTATTTCTTATAGCGAAGATAACACAGGCACAGCAAAAGTGATGCAAGATGGGTATAATTTAAAAATTACTTCAACCAGTGCCGAAAAAACAAAATTAATCGTTTATGTAAATGATTTTTACAGGATCGAAGCATCTGGAAATGCTATTGTTAAAACCGAAGGAAAACTAACCACCAAATATCTTCAAATCTTTTTAAAAGGAAATGCTCATGCAGATATCAATACCAGCTCAGAAGGTTTATATACTTTAATTTCAGATCATGCAGATTTAAAATTAAGTGGCTCTACCGATATCCATACATTGGTAATGGGTAAATCACAAAAGTTAACCATTGATAGATTTGCTGCTTTAAAAACCAACATCAGTTCGATAGAAACTGATGCTGTTGAAAGAGAAATCGCCGCAATTAACTAA